The window TTTACTTATggaatatattctatatttgTTGATAGTAATGATCACAATGTCTATCTGGATGCGGTAACACCCGGGACAAAAGATGCGATGGAAGGAGTTTCTGAAGCCATGCCCAGGGGTTTCAATGAAGAGCAGGTACGTACCATCAGAGACATAATTCTCGAGGGGCATACATATAGTTGCTGAAGAATTGTCACCTAACTCACAGTGCttaccttaatttttttttttcctgtggcTGAATGTACTTCAAAATTGCAAACTCGAAATTTCCAGTCTTTATTTCCACAGACTAATTGGTTTAGTTTTCTGGTAAGAGCTATTATTATCATTGTTTCATATGAATATATCTTTCTGATAGGTTGAAGATCTCGCTATGAATAATGAGTTCATCGAAGATGCTCAAGCTCCTCAAACTCCTGGATTAGTTGAGGTACCAAACTCGTCTAGTGTCAGAGAGCAGCTGGCATGCGATGATCACATGGAGGTAGAGGATCTGAATGCAGAAGATGGTAGGAAGGCCTCTGGGGAGCTGGATGCTAATGAGATGCATAAACGTGGGGAAGACCTGTCTGCTGAAGATAATGCCCCCGAATCAGCAGTTACCCCTGTGGAGGTAGAGAAGTCACAGATAGATGAAAATGTCAACACACAAAATGAGCCAGACGGGGAAAGGGCAGAGCATGTACATGTTACATCTCCATGCTGTTCTCACATCACCACCGAGATGGAGGCTCCTGATCAAGTAATGACTGAGGCAGCAACCAATGATAATGATGTTGTAACTGATAAGTCCAATGCTGTTCATCTACTTGAGTCCCCTGCAGAAGAGAACCGAGGTTTGTTGGCCACTATATTGCAAACCTAATGCGACGTCTTAGTGCCTGCcttattcttataatttttattNNNNNNNNNNNNNNNNNNNNNNNNNNNNNNNNNNNNNNNNNNNNNNNNNNNNNNNNNNNNNNNNNNNNNNNNNNNNNNNNNNNNNNNNNNNNNNNNNNNNNNNNNNNNNNNNNNNNNNNNNNNNNNNNNNNNNNNNNNNNNNNNNNNNNNNNNNNNNNNNNNNNNNNNNNNNNNNNNNNNNNNNNNNNNNNNNNNNNNNNNNNNNNNNNNNNNNNNNNNNNNNNNNNNNNNNNNNNNNNNNNNNNNNNNNNNNNNNNNNNNNNNNNNNNNNNNNNNNNNNNNNNNNNNNNNNNNNNNNNNNNNNNNNNNNNNNNNNNNNNNNNNNNNNNNNNNNNNNNNNNNNNNNNNNNNNNNNNNNNNNNNNNNNNNNNNNNNNNNNNNNNNNNNNNNNNNNNNNNNNNNNNNNNNNNNNNNNNNNNNNNNNNNNNNNNNNNNNNNNNNNNNNNNNNNNNNNNNNNNNNNNNNNNNNNNNNNNNNNNNNNNNNNNNNNNNNNNNNNNNNNNNNNNNNNNNNNNNNNNNNNNNNNNNNNNNNNNNNNNNNNNNNNNNNNNNNNNNNNNNNNNNNNNNNNNNNNNNNNNNNNNNNNNNNNNNNNNNNNNNNNNNNNNNNNNNNNNNNNNNNNNNNNNNNNNNNNNNNNNNNNNNNNNNNNNNNNNNNNNNNNNNNNNNNNNNNNNNNNNNNNNNNNNNNNNNNNNNNNNNNNNNNNNNNNNNNNNNNNNNNNNNNNNNNNNNNNNNNNNNNNNNNNNNNNNNNNNNNNNNNNNNNNNNNNNNNNNNNNNNNNNNNNNNNNNNNNNNNNNNNNNNNNNNNNNNNNNNNNNNNNNNNNNNNNNNNNNNNNNNNNNNNNNNNNNNNNNNNNNNNNNNNNNNNNNNNNNNNNNNNNNNNNNNNNNNNNNNNNNNNNNNNNNNNNNNNNNNNNNNNNNNNNNNNNNNNNNNNNNNNNNNNNNNNNNNNNNNNNNNNNNNNNNNNNNNNNNNNNNNNNNNNNNNNNNNNNNNNNNNNNNNNNNNNNNNNNNNNNNNNNNNNNNGGTAAATCAGGAAACAGATTCTAGTTTACAAGGAGATGGGCCACCAGATGAGCAGCTGAATAATGCGAATGCAACTGATGAACAGTTAGGAAGTTTGACGGGATTTACTGATTCTGATTTGCCTGCACCTGAGAAGGTATTAGCTGCACCTAACAGACAGGGGGATGGAAATGATTTCATGGTTGAATCTACGCCAGATAAAGAAGATCCTGGCACATGTAATGATGATGCGGGAAATAATAACATTACTGGGAAGAAACGCACTTTTACTGAGAGCACACTAACTGCAGAAAGTTTGAACTCTGTTGAGTCAGTTGGACTGATTCAGTCAAAGAGAACTGCAGATTCTGTCCCTGATGACGATGATTTGTTGTCTTCTATCCTAGGTATCAGTTTATTTTGGTTCCTTTGCCTGTTCTTTTTATCCATTCTATTGCTCTTTGAGCTAGCTTTATGGATCAATtgtcatttactttttttttttttcagttggaAAATCATCCTTTCTGAAAATGAGGCCTACTCCTGTGCTTGAAGCAGTATCTACAAAACGGTTACGATCTGCTCCCCGCTCTACTACCACAAAGAGGAAGGTTCTAATGGATGACCCTATGGTCTTGCATGGCGAGTATGTTTATCTATATCTGATTTTCTTATACCTTGTTTTATTTCATTGCTACAAGTGCACCTTTCATAGAAGTTCTTGGTTTACCTAGGACTAGGATCGAAATAGTTTGACCTTTATCtcagtttatatttgttttcttctgatgTTGCCTACTTTTCTATTTAGCATCATACGTCAACAACTGACAAACACTGAAGATATACGCCGTGTGCGAAAGAAGGCACCTTGCACCATTTCGGAAATCGTAATGCTTCAAAGGCAGGCTTTGGAGGATGGACTCTTGAAGGAGCCAATATTCACTGGTAAGGTCGTGACGCTAAAATGTTGTCAATAGTTCTTGTTAACTGCAGTTACACAGATACTATTTTTTCAATGACTTTCAGGTATGTCAGTGGAATTAGTATCTCTGCACAATGAGCCGTATGATCTAAGAGGAATCATGATAATTGAGAATGATGACCGTCATACTTCTGTTGGAGTGGTGGAAGATAATGAATGTTCTGTTACGGCcgtggaagaaaataaaagggaaGAAAGCTCTGCTCCTCAAGCTCACCCAAATGATTCCGAGGAGCAACCTGGTGAGGCTCATACTCACCCACAGGAGGAgcaaatcataaaccaacaGGAAGAGATGAAAGATGATAATGAGCTTGCTGAAAAAATATCTGACTTGGAAGTTTTGAAGGACGGCAATGGAGCTGCTGATGAATTAAATCTTGTAGTGAATGATGACGTCAGTCAAATGCCATCTGAGGAAAAACTCGACCGTGTAGAGGATTTAGAGGTGGAAGGATCCCATGAAAACCATGATGGAGAAGGCGGGCAAGATGTTTGTGCGGATCTTAATGCAAAAAGTTGCACTGACGTTATTGAAATTGCTGAAGGAGATATAGATAACAACCCCATTTTCAGTGAGACGGACTTGAaagttgaagatgaagttcCACATGAAGATAAGAAAGCGGATGCATCAGTTGAAGTGTGTGAGATTGGGATAGATGATCAGACTCCTTGCGATAACACAGTTGGCTCTACGGAAACTGGATGCGTAGAAGCTGGTGATTTGAGTAATATGGCTTTGGAAAATTGCAATGAACCTATTGTGGAAGCGACTAATGACGGGGTGAATCCAGAGATAGAGTCTTATAACAGTTTTGAACCACATAATGAGATATCTAATGAGGAGGCTTATATGCAAAGTGCACTAGATGGAGAACCTACTTCTCGTGATGGTCTCATGGGAGACAATGATGTAAGTTTCTTAGTGGCTTCATATCATCATTCAAGTAAGACATGCCTTTGACTCTCTTGTTATCTTATGGTGTAGGAAATGGATACGATGGAAGTTCCACATGACACAGGTTCTAAGCctttttgaatttcaattataatttatgCAAATGGTCTGTATCCTTTCCGTCTAATCAATGGATATTAAAACTCTGGTCATCATACCCTGGTTTATAGACTAAACAAGCTTAAACTCTTGAGCATGATTTTAATACACGATACTGCTATTCCCATGATTTTTCAATGGTTCTGCCTATTAATTTCTTGCATTCTGTCTCTTCAGGTTTTTTGAacgtggatgatgatgaagtagaTGAAGATCATGAGGGCGATGACGAACAATATGGTGACCAAACTTGTCTTTTAGAGAACAGTGGATGGTCTTCTCGTACTAGGTCTGTACAGTTAACTTCTGCAGAttttagcttctatcatgtgaAACACATGATGGGCTTGAATTTATGAATGATTCTGATTCTCTTTACTTATAGGGCTGTGGCAAAGTATCTCCAGACGTTATTTGACAAAGAAGCTGAGAATGGGAAGAATGTTCTTGTGGCAGACAAACTTTTGGCTGGGAAAACCCGTAAAGAAGCATCGAGAATGTTTTTCGAAACCCTGGTATGTTTTCCATAACACaaccctaaacaaaacaaaaaagaagctcTGATCTTGAATCTGTCTTAATTGTTTTGCCAAATTTTTGCAGGTTCTTAAAACAAGAGATTACATCCAAGTTGAACAAACTAAGCCCTACgaaagcatcatcatcaaaccgCGACCAAAACTCACCAAATCCGTCTTCTAGATGGAAAAGGTTCAGTCTTATAGTTGCAGATAGGTAGTATGGTCCAATCCGAAAATATCATCCGAAATGATTCTACTTCTCTAAAGTTAATACACTTTCCTTTTAAAGGCAATGTAGTAGTAATAGTATCAATGGTGTTGTAGGCCATCCAAGTAGCTGGAGGTTGGTGTTTGTCATTATTttacctttatatatatacaaggagttgttgtatgtgtatatattggTGTAACCATGAGCACCagtttaaatttgagagatgcTAATTTTATGTTCTATGGATAACCGAAGTTCTCCGGTTTGTGATATTAAAACTTGAGAATGCTGAGgaaacattttattcaataattaCTACTTTCCATATAAGGTAAAAaatctatgtttgttgtttccttatttgttttgCAGTAACTAGTGTATAATTATGATCCCattatttgatgaaaaaaataccCCAAAATCGAAATACACAGCTAGTCGCACTGTAtctcatttattttgttaataatgtaaatgtatttattatcactaataataatataattcagcGTCCGacaccatttttattttaattttgttaaacatCCGACTTTGTTTAAATTCTCGATAATTAGTGAACCCTTAAAAAATAATTCGGCATCCACCAATATCATTTTATCCTCCATGAAATCCAGTTTTCTTATGcatttttaatttctcaatttttaattttttataaatcacataTTCCATAAACGAAATAAATGAACTCAGCtcagtaaataaaatttagaaacctTAAATAGGCCAGGATAGTCTCTGACTCTCTGTAGCCTTTTATTCCGCAAAAGATacatcttttttggttttccttTTAGCATCAAATAAAATTCATCTTTTTCCTACAAAAACAATTTCTTGACAACAAACTTACTacaatcaaaatttgaaaattcagaCGTATACataaaccatcaaaatgaataCACAAGAGGACAATGGCACATCATAATAGAATATTCTCATGCTTTAATATTGGACACATCCAACCATTAAAGAGATCTAGAAAAGCTCACTCAGACTGAAGAACAGTAAGGTAATAAGGATATCCTTGACATATCCCTGATGATGCACTTCCATGCTCAGAAAGCTCCCAGTTAAGTTTATATGAAGAGAGATCGTAGATACCTGGAGAGAAAACTGATATCTGCAGCGGGATCTCGGTTGTGGATAATGGCTGGATTTGGACCTTTGTGGAACTTAAACCTGACCATAAGAAAGGAGGTGAGCTTTCCATGGAAGATGGCGGTTTGCCCAGACGGCTTCCCATGACATCTGAAGTTAGTTTCATTTCCTCTGTTACGGGTTGCACGTAGCGCCACCCGGATTGGTTTCCAGAGGAAGAAGTTGGTACTGCTGCGTCTGGTAGACAATCAATGGTGTTGATGGTCACAGATGATAATCCATCAGATGTGTTTCTGATTAccatttttagttttacttcACACAAGGAGGTGGAAAAGTCGTGGTGTATGGTTCGGGGACCGNNNNNNNNNNNNNNNNNNNNNNNNNNNNNNNNNNNNNNNNNNNNNNNNNNNNNNNNNNNNNNNNNNNNNNNNNNNNNNNNNNNNNNNNNNNNNNNNNNNNNNNNNNNNNNNNNTTTGGACCTTTGTGGAACTTAAACCTGACCATAAGAAAGGAGGTGAGCTTTCCATGGAAGATGGCGGTTTGCCCAGACGGCTTCCCATGACATCTGAAGTTAGTTTCATTTCCTCTGTTACGGGTTGCACGTAGCGCCACCCGGATTGGTTTCCAGAGGAAGAAGTTGGTACTGCTGCGTCTGGTAGACAATCAATGGTGTTGATGGTCACAGATGATAATCCATCAGATGTGTTTCTGATTaccatttttagttttatttcacaCAAGGAGGTGGAAAAGTCGTGGTCTATGGTTCGGGGACCGCCTAGTGACCACGACAGCTGGCTCGAGCTTCTGATACTGTAATTGAACAACAAGGGGATTATAAGTGGCAAATAGGCTTGAAAACTC is drawn from Camelina sativa cultivar DH55 chromosome 8, Cs, whole genome shotgun sequence and contains these coding sequences:
- the LOC104705916 gene encoding sister chromatid cohesion 1 protein 4-like codes for the protein MFYSQFILAKKGPLGTIWIAAHLERKLRKNQVADTDIGVSVDSILFPEAPIALRLSSHLLLGVVRIYSRKVNYLFDDCSEALLKVKQAFRSAAVDLPPEESTAPYHSITLPETFDLDDFELPDNEIFQGNYVDHHVSTREQITLQDTMDGVVYSTSQFGLDERFGDGDTSQAALDLDEAVFQDKDVIGSDDEGVPGNDHNVYLDAVTPGTKDAMEGVSEAMPRGFNEEQVEDLAMNNEFIEDAQAPQTPGLVEVPNSSSVREQLACDDHMEVEDLNAEDGRKASGELDANEMHKRGEDLSAEDNAPESAVTPVEVEKSQIDENVNTQNEPDGERAEHVHVTSPCCSHITTEMEAPDQVMTEAATNDNDVVTDKSNAVHLLESPAEENRGLLATILQVNQETDSSLQGDGPPDEQLNNANATDEQLGSLTGFTDSDLPAPEKVLAAPNRQGDGNDFMVESTPDKEDPGTCNDDAGNNNITGKKRTFTESTLTAESLNSVESVGLIQSKRTADSVPDDDDLLSSILVGKSSFLKMRPTPVLEAVSTKRLRSAPRSTTTKRKVLMDDPMVLHGDIIRQQLTNTEDIRRVRKKAPCTISEIVMLQRQALEDGLLKEPIFTGMSVELVSLHNEPYDLRGIMIIENDDRHTSVGVVEDNECSVTAVEENKREESSAPQAHPNDSEEQPGEAHTHPQEEQIINQQEEMKDDNELAEKISDLEVLKDGNGAADELNLVVNDDVSQMPSEEKLDRVEDLEVEGSHENHDGEGGQDVCADLNAKSCTDVIEIAEGDIDNNPIFSETDLKVEDEVPHEDKKADASVEVCEIGIDDQTPCDNTVGSTETGCVEAGDLSNMALENCNEPIVEATNDGVNPEIESYNSFEPHNEISNEEAYMQSALDGEPTSRDGLMGDNDEMDTMEVPHDTGFLNVDDDEVDEDHEGDDEQYGDQTCLLENSGWSSRTRAVAKYLQTLFDKEAENGKNVLVADKLLAGKTRKEASRMFFETLVLKTRDYIQVEQTKPYESIIIKPRPKLTKSVF